The Urbifossiella limnaea genome has a window encoding:
- a CDS encoding IS1380 family transposase, translated as MTHRTTAPVSFTSVHGRKLVAEFSAGHLTSDAGLVLLREADRQLGLVAALDAAIDDPRAPERIEHPQATLLAQRLFGLAAGYEDLNDHQHLRHDPLWQAAADHPDVEGSADLASPPTLCRLENRITRRDLVRLAAVLVDQFVASFDAPPAELTLDIDATDDPIHGRQEQHFFHGYYDAYCFLPLYVTCGSRLLVAYLRPANIGADHHARAILKLLVTRLRQAWPGVKVLIRGDSGFGRWRLMRWCDSHDVRYLFGLARNAVLERESQEWLGWVAEAHRLDGRSHRFFGTLSYAAGTWDRPRRVIVKAEHLRGSDAGKSNPRYVVTNLAGDARTLYEEVYCARGDMENRIKEQQLGLFADRTSCHAFLANTFRVLMAAAAYVLVEHIRRTALVGTELEKAEVGTIRLRLFRVAALVVTSVRRLVVRFARSYVWQALFVRVARQLQSRRRADDST; from the coding sequence GTGACACACCGTACCACAGCACCCGTCTCCTTTACCAGCGTCCACGGCCGCAAACTCGTCGCCGAGTTCTCCGCCGGGCACCTCACCTCCGACGCCGGGCTCGTGCTCCTCCGCGAAGCCGACCGCCAGCTCGGGCTGGTGGCCGCGCTCGACGCCGCCATCGACGACCCCCGCGCACCCGAACGCATCGAACACCCCCAGGCCACCCTCCTCGCCCAGCGGCTGTTCGGACTCGCCGCCGGCTACGAAGACCTCAACGACCACCAGCACCTCCGACACGACCCCCTCTGGCAGGCCGCCGCCGATCACCCCGACGTCGAGGGCTCCGCCGACCTCGCCTCGCCACCCACCCTGTGCCGGCTCGAGAACCGCATCACCCGCCGCGACCTCGTCCGCCTCGCCGCCGTCCTCGTCGACCAGTTCGTCGCCTCGTTCGACGCCCCGCCCGCCGAACTCACCCTCGACATCGACGCCACCGACGACCCCATCCACGGCCGGCAGGAGCAGCACTTCTTCCACGGCTACTACGACGCCTACTGCTTCCTGCCCCTGTACGTCACCTGCGGCTCGCGGCTGCTGGTGGCCTACCTGAGGCCGGCCAACATCGGGGCCGACCACCACGCCCGCGCCATCCTCAAGCTGCTGGTGACGCGGCTGCGGCAGGCGTGGCCGGGCGTGAAGGTCCTCATCCGCGGCGACAGCGGGTTCGGCCGCTGGCGGCTGATGCGGTGGTGCGATTCGCACGACGTCCGCTACCTGTTCGGCCTGGCCCGCAACGCCGTGCTGGAACGGGAATCGCAGGAATGGCTGGGCTGGGTGGCCGAGGCCCATCGCCTGGACGGCCGGAGCCACCGCTTCTTCGGCACCCTCAGCTATGCCGCCGGAACCTGGGACCGACCCCGCCGCGTCATCGTCAAGGCCGAGCATTTACGCGGCAGCGACGCGGGCAAGTCGAACCCACGGTACGTGGTCACCAACCTGGCCGGCGACGCCCGGACGCTGTACGAGGAGGTCTACTGCGCCCGCGGTGACATGGAGAACCGCATCAAGGAACAGCAACTCGGGCTGTTCGCCGACCGCACGAGTTGCCACGCGTTCCTGGCGAACACGTTCCGGGTGCTGATGGCGGCCGCGGCCTACGTGCTGGTCGAGCACATCCGCCGCACCGCGCTGGTCGGCACCGAACTGGAGAAGGCCGAGGTCGGGACCATTCGGCTGCGGCTGTTCCGCGTCGCCGCGCTGGTGGTGACGAGCGTGCGACGGCTCGTGGTCCGGTTCGCCCGGAGTTACGTGTGGCAAGCGCTCTTCGTCCGGGTGGCGAGGCAACTGCAATCCCGTCGGCGGGCCGACGACAGCACGTAG
- the ltrA gene encoding group II intron reverse transcriptase/maturase — protein sequence MDGRKAVGEALTGAHAGQPSSCEIRSSGVPTPLAEAEGHTDGDVTGEPLSDPAQSETLYTRGNSSHGNREIPAPPASGIAGRPEKATSRTSGAHGVGKSEGGVVPKNSSNKGGLVPPAETGEGRPPAEGNTTSETASRTQSRGLASTDLGRVREVARKDKKARFTALLHHITIPLLFESFFALKRGAAPGIDGVTWERYEADLEDRVVDLHRRVHAGTYRALPSRRVFIPKADGRMRPLGVAALEDKVVQQAVAKVLGAIWEVDFLGLSYGFRPGRGPHDALDALWVGLMRKKVNWVIDADIQGFFDAVSHEWLWKFVEHRVADRRMLRLIRKWLRVGVSEDGQWSKTEVGTPQGSVISPFLANVYLHYVLDLWVNQWRKRNAKGDVLIVRYADDFVLGFQHRHEAEQFLGELRERLETFGLRLHPEKTRLIEFSRLAAWRRWERGEGRRESFDFLGFTHRWVRKHGKEGFIVRRTTAKKRLRAKLTEVGETLRKHRHAPLGRQGQWLGRVVRGYFAYHAVPGNMASLAAFREQAVRHWLQALRRRGQKGRMNWERFRPLIAFFVPRPKIQHPYPNVRFDAKHPR from the coding sequence GTGGACGGCCGCAAGGCCGTCGGCGAAGCGTTGACAGGGGCACACGCGGGTCAGCCATCGAGCTGCGAAATCAGGTCCTCCGGGGTGCCGACGCCGTTAGCTGAGGCGGAAGGCCACACCGACGGCGACGTCACAGGCGAGCCGCTGTCGGACCCCGCGCAGTCGGAGACCCTGTACACGCGTGGAAACTCCTCGCACGGGAACCGGGAGATCCCAGCCCCACCCGCATCGGGCATCGCGGGTCGGCCAGAAAAGGCCACAAGCCGCACCTCTGGCGCGCACGGGGTTGGGAAGTCGGAGGGCGGCGTAGTACCGAAGAACTCGTCGAACAAGGGTGGGCTGGTGCCACCCGCGGAGACGGGGGAGGGAAGGCCACCCGCCGAGGGGAACACGACCAGTGAAACTGCGAGCCGGACGCAGAGCCGGGGTCTCGCATCGACGGATCTGGGACGTGTGCGTGAAGTCGCGCGCAAGGATAAGAAGGCGAGGTTCACTGCCTTACTGCACCACATCACCATCCCGCTGCTGTTCGAGAGTTTCTTCGCGCTCAAGCGCGGGGCGGCTCCGGGTATCGACGGGGTGACGTGGGAGCGGTACGAAGCCGACCTCGAAGATCGTGTCGTGGACCTGCACCGGCGGGTCCACGCGGGAACCTATCGGGCGTTGCCGTCCCGGCGTGTCTTCATCCCGAAGGCCGACGGGCGGATGCGACCGCTGGGCGTCGCGGCGTTGGAGGACAAGGTGGTCCAACAGGCCGTGGCGAAAGTTCTCGGGGCGATCTGGGAGGTTGACTTCCTGGGCCTGTCGTATGGGTTCCGCCCCGGGCGCGGCCCGCATGACGCGCTGGACGCGCTCTGGGTGGGGCTGATGCGGAAGAAGGTGAACTGGGTGATCGACGCAGACATTCAAGGGTTCTTCGATGCCGTGAGCCATGAATGGCTGTGGAAGTTCGTCGAGCACCGGGTCGCCGATCGTCGGATGCTCCGCCTGATCCGGAAATGGCTGAGGGTGGGTGTGTCCGAGGACGGTCAGTGGTCCAAGACGGAGGTCGGAACGCCGCAGGGTTCGGTGATTTCACCATTCCTCGCGAACGTGTACCTGCACTACGTTCTGGACCTGTGGGTCAACCAGTGGCGGAAGAGGAACGCGAAGGGCGATGTCCTCATCGTCCGATACGCGGACGATTTCGTCCTGGGCTTTCAGCATCGTCACGAGGCCGAACAGTTCCTGGGCGAACTCCGGGAACGGTTGGAGACGTTCGGCCTTCGCCTGCACCCCGAGAAGACGCGGCTCATCGAGTTCAGCCGGCTCGCGGCTTGGCGGCGATGGGAGCGGGGGGAAGGGCGGCGGGAATCGTTCGACTTCCTGGGTTTCACGCACCGCTGGGTGCGGAAGCACGGGAAGGAGGGGTTCATCGTGCGACGGACGACGGCGAAGAAGCGACTCCGAGCCAAGCTGACGGAGGTCGGCGAGACGTTGCGGAAGCACCGCCACGCTCCCCTCGGTCGGCAAGGCCAGTGGTTGGGCCGGGTGGTGCGGGGGTACTTCGCCTACCATGCCGTCCCGGGCAACATGGCGAGTCTGGCCGCGTTCCGGGAGCAGGCGGTCCGACACTGGCTTCAGGCGTTACGACGCCGGGGCCAGAAGGGCCGGATGAACTGGGAGCGGTTCCGCCCGCTGATTGCCTTCTTCGTTCCGCGACCCAAGATCCAGCATCCCTATCCGAACGTGCGGTTCGACGCCAAGCACCCGAGGTAA
- a CDS encoding IS630 family transposase (programmed frameshift): MKKYVVTLTADERVELTGLLAAGRTAAQKVAHARILLKADTADGRPGWTDDRIAEAVEVSTDTVGRVRQRFVESGVAAALTRKAQAKPSRERVLDGAAEARLITLACSPPPDERTRWTLRMLADKLVELEVVPAVSAETVRRVMKKRGVKPHLKEQWCLPDGPSGEFVARMEDVIEVYHRPADPKRPLVCIDESSKQLVSEVREPLPTAPGAPARYDYEYKREGTANLFMISEPLAGWRQVTVTDRRTAKDFAEVLRWLVEERHPGADKLVLVTDNLNTHDPGCLYEAFEPDRARRIAAKLEWHYTPKHGSWLNVAECELAALSGQCLDRRIGSAARLRQVVTAWVKERNERKVGVNWRFTTADARVKLRRLYPAPQKC; the protein is encoded by the exons GTGAAGAAGTATGTCGTGACGCTGACCGCCGACGAGCGGGTCGAGCTGACCGGGTTGCTGGCGGCCGGGCGGACGGCGGCCCAGAAGGTGGCCCACGCCCGCATCCTGCTCAAGGCCGACACCGCCGACGGCCGGCCGGGGTGGACGGACGACCGGATCGCCGAGGCCGTGGAGGTCAGCACCGACACCGTCGGGCGGGTCCGCCAGCGGTTCGTCGAGTCGGGGGTGGCCGCCGCCCTGACCCGGAAGGCCCAGGCCAAGCCGAGTCGGGAGCGGGTGCTGGACGGGGCGGCCGAGGCCCGACTCATCACCCTCGCCTGCTCCCCGCCCCCGGACGAGCGCACCCGGTGGACCCTGCGGATGCTGGCCGACAAGTTGGTCGAGCTGGAGGTCGTTCCCGCCGTCTCGGCCGAGACGGTCCGGCGGGTGATGAAAAAACGTGG GGTGAAGCCGCACCTGAAGGAGCAGTGGTGCCTGCCGGACGGCCCGAGCGGGGAGTTCGTGGCCCGGATGGAGGACGTGATCGAGGTGTACCACCGGCCGGCGGACCCGAAGCGGCCGCTGGTCTGCATCGACGAGTCGTCCAAGCAGTTGGTGAGTGAGGTCCGTGAGCCCCTGCCGACCGCCCCGGGCGCCCCGGCCCGGTACGACTACGAGTACAAGCGGGAGGGGACGGCGAACCTGTTCATGATCTCCGAGCCGCTGGCGGGTTGGCGGCAGGTGACGGTGACGGACCGGCGGACGGCGAAGGACTTCGCCGAGGTGCTGCGGTGGCTGGTCGAGGAGCGGCACCCCGGGGCCGACAAGCTGGTCCTGGTGACGGACAACCTGAACACCCACGACCCGGGGTGCCTGTACGAGGCGTTCGAGCCGGACCGGGCGCGGCGGATCGCCGCGAAGCTGGAGTGGCATTACACCCCGAAGCACGGGTCGTGGCTGAACGTGGCCGAGTGCGAGTTGGCCGCCCTGTCGGGTCAGTGCCTGGACCGCCGGATCGGGTCGGCGGCGCGGCTGAGGCAGGTGGTGACGGCGTGGGTGAAGGAGCGGAACGAGCGGAAGGTCGGAGTGAACTGGCGCTTCACGACGGCCGACGCCCGGGTCAAACTCCGCCGGCTCTACCCCGCACCTCAAAAGTGCTGA